In one Nicotiana sylvestris chromosome 8, ASM39365v2, whole genome shotgun sequence genomic region, the following are encoded:
- the LOC138875943 gene encoding uncharacterized protein has translation MYIKGQALADHLAENPVGGEYEPLKIYFPDEEVSFVGEYIIEAYDGWRMYFDGAANFKGVGIGAVLVSETDRHYLISSKLRFPCTNNMAEYDACIMGLNLTINMSIQELLVIGDLDLLVHQVQGEWATKNSKILPYLYRVQELMKRFTKIEFKHVPRIQNEFADALATLSSMIQHPDKNFIDPIPMRIHNQPAYCAHVEDEMDKNPGSTTSKSTWQKEITWNMQTKLRNAHFGGCPITSSRVEERLYRRTPDLGLLRCVDAKEASKLLEEIHDGTCGPHMNDFVLAKKILRAGYF, from the coding sequence atgtatatCAAAGGACAAGcgttggcagaccatcttgctgaaaatcctgtaggaggagaatacgaaccactaaaaatatattttcctgacgaagaagtgTCATTTGTAGGAGAGTACATTATCGaagcctatgacggttggagaatgtactttgatggagctgcaaactttaaaggagtgggtattggagcgGTTTTGGTGTCAGAGACTGATCGACATTATCTGATATCCTCAAAGCTTAGGTTTCCatgcactaacaacatggcagaatatgacgcttgcatcatggggctcaatttgaCCATCAATATGAGTATACAAGAGTTGTTGGTAATTGGTGATTTGGATCTTCtagtacatcaggttcaaggagaatgggctacaaaAAACAGCAAGATATTACCATACTTATATCGTGTGCAAGAACTGatgaagaggttcacgaagatagaattcaaacatgttcccagaattcagaatgaattTGCAGacgcattggccaccttgtcatcaatgatacaacacccagacaagaatttcatcgatcccattccgatgaggatccataatcagccggcatactgtgctcatgttgaagatgAAATGGACAAAAACCCAGGTTCCACAACATCAAAGagtacttggcaaaaggagattACCTGGAACATGCAAACCAAActtagaaacgcacacttcggaggttgtcctaTCACTTCTTCCAGAGTGGAGGAACgtttgtatagaagaactcctgatctgggactgctaaggtgtgttgacgcaaaagAGGCTTCCAAATTACTCGAGGAGATACATGACGGAACCTGCGGCCCACATATGAACGACtttgtcttggccaagaagatactcagggccggATACTTTtag